A window from Heteronotia binoei isolate CCM8104 ecotype False Entrance Well chromosome 15, APGP_CSIRO_Hbin_v1, whole genome shotgun sequence encodes these proteins:
- the LOC132583549 gene encoding olfactory receptor 6F1-like gives MHGNKSLITDFILLGFEELHNLQIFLFLLFLVIYILTILANFLTFLLMVTDQHLHTPMYFFVGNLSCLEMLYSSAILPRLLSSLLTGNKTISFKQCITQLYFFACLAGTECYLLCVMSYDRFLAICKPLHYAALMNGKLCIQLAAGSWINGIVFSSIYLAFMLQLWYCDHYEIDHFFCESLSFLEISCSNTSFIKRVSVIMAIIFTFPPFLLTLLSYIYIIAAVMKIPSTTGRQKAFSTCSSHLIVVSLFYGALMIVYIVPKIETMKDINKIFSLLYTVLPPIVNPLVYSLRNKDVREALRKAVGKILEGRFVNQKLKV, from the coding sequence ATGCATGGAAACAAGTCACTGATCACAGACTTCATCCTTCTGGGATTTGAGGAACTCCACAACCTTCAAATCTTTCTATTTCTGCTGTTTTTGGTGATCTACATTTTAACTATATTGGCCAACTTCCTCACCTTTCTCTTGATGGTGACAGATCAGCATCTACATACTCCCATGTATTTCTTTGTGGGAAATTTATCCTGCCTGGAGATGCTGTACAGCTCAGCCATCCTACCCAGATTGCTGTCTAGTCTCTTGACAGGGAACAAAACCATATCTTTCAAACAATGTATCACACAGCTATATTTCTTTGCTTGCCTAGCTGGTACAGAATGTTATCTTCTCTGTGTAATGTCTTATGATCGTTTCTTAGCTATATGCAAACCCCTTCATTATGCAGCTCTTATGAATGGAAAGCTTTGTATCCAGTTAGCAGCTGGGTCCTGGATCAATGGGATTGTGTTTAGTTCAATATATCTGGCTTTTATGTTACAGCTTTGGTATTGTGATCACTATGAAATTGATCATTTCTTTTGTGAGTCTCTATCATTCCTTGAAATATCATGCAGTAATACCAGTTTCATCAAACGAGTCAGTGTAATCATGGCTATCATATTTACgtttccaccatttcttttgaCTTTATTGTCCTATATATATATTATTGCTGCCGTCATGAAAATTCCATCCACTACTGGAAGGCAAAAGGCTTTTTCCACCTGCTCTTCTCACTTGATTGTTGTCTCTCTTTTCTATGGTGCCTTAATGATTGTGTACATAGTACCAAAAATTGAAACCATGAAAGacattaacaaaatattttctcttttgtaCACAGTCTTGCCTCCCATAGTCAACCCTTTGGTATATAGCCTGAGAAACAAGGATGTTAGGGAAGCCCTGAGAAAGGCTGTTGGAAAGATTCTGGAAGGGCGATTTGTGAATCAGAAATTAAAAGTGTGA
- the LOC132583550 gene encoding olfactory receptor 6C74-like, with translation MEKKVWDNQTTVTEFILLGFGDNPDLQIFLFLIVLIIYMVTMVGNILIFALVVADQHLHTPMYYFLGNLSCLETFYSSTILPRMLGSFMTGNRSISFIDCFLQMYFFGSLAATECFLLSAMSYDRYLAICKPLHYTTLMNNRDCLHLIIGSWISGFLGNSILFPLLQLTFCGQNDIDHFFCDFNPLLKLACSDTQKIVIFAFIIACIFTLPPFLLTVTSYVCIITTILRIPSSVGRQKAFSTCSSHLIVVTIFYGTLMIVYMLPKTQALGDLNKVFSAFYTILTPMVNPLIYSLRNKEVKQALKKVQEKIMPAKFLS, from the coding sequence ATGGAAAAGAAGGTGTGGGACAACCAAACTACGGTTACAGAATTTATTCTTCTGGGATTTGGAGACAACCCAGATCTTCAGATATTTCTCTTTCTCATAGTCCTGATTATCTACATGGTGACCATGGTTGGAAACATCCTCATTTTTGCTCTTGTTGTGGCTGACCAACACCTGCACACACCCATGTACTACTTTCTGGGAAATCTTTCCTGCTTGGAGACCTTCTACAGTTCTACCATCCTTCCCAGGATGTTGGGCAGTTTCATGACTGGAAACAGATCCATTTCCTTCATTGACTGTTTTTTACAGATGTATTTCTTTGGTTCTCTTGCTGCAACAGAATGTTTCCTCTTGTCTGCCATGTCATATGACAGATACTTGGCCATCTGCAAGCCTTTGCACTATACAACCCTTATGAACAATAGAGATTGTCTCCATTTAATAATTGGGTCTTGGATAAGTGGTTTTCTAGGAAATAGCATATTGTTTCCTCTGCTGCAGTTAACATTCTGTGGGCAGAATGACATTGATCATTTCTTTTGTGACTTCAACCCCTTGCTAAAATTAGCATGCAGTGACACTCAAAAAATAGTCATTTTTGCTTTCATAATTGCTTGTATATTCACATTGCCTCCTTTTCTCTTGACTGTGACATCCTATGTTTGCATCATTACCACCATCCTGAGAATTCCCTCTTCTGTAGGAAGGCAAAAGGCTTTCTCCACCTGCTCCTCCCATCTCATTGTAGTTACCATTTTCTATGGGACATTGATGATAGTCTATATGCTGCCCAAAACCCAAGCACTGGGAGATCTGAACAAAGTCTTCTCAGCATTTTACACGATCTTAACTCCTATGGTCAATCCCCTCATATACAGCTTGAGAAATAAAGAAGTAAAACAGGCCTTGAAGAAGGTTCAAGAGAAAATAATGCCAGCTAAATTCCTAAGCTAA